The DNA sequence GCTGGTCATGAAGCTGCACCTACCTGTGTGTGTCTAGGTGGAAAAGGCTTTTTCTCCCCAGGAGAATGGTGCTAGGTCCACCTGTTGAAGGCTCTGTGTCTGTCGTAGAAGACCAAGTGCCCCCCATGGTTGGCTGACTGTGTGGCCAAGTGTACCCTCAATGAGTGCCTGTGGATGGCTCTCTCCCTGTGGATGGCAAGTGTCTGGCCACGGATGGCCAAGTGTTCAGCCATGGGGGACCAGGTGTTCCCCAGTGGATGGGTGTCCCCCTCCTCCATGGCTGAGTGTCCACTGCGGGTGGTCAGGTATTCTCTGTGAATGGCCATCTGTTGGCTCTTGGAGGACTGTGCATTTTCCTGGGAACACAGCCATGGCCCCTGCACCGCCCTCTGCCACTTAGCCCATCATCAGCAGATCTGGAGGCGATGGGGGCCTGGCCTGGCTTCCCCAGTCCCTGCAGCTTCTCTGCAAGGCTCCTGGGTGTGGAGCCCatagggtgtgtgtggggggaacCGGGGCACGGTAGGAGGCCCCCAGGTGGCTCTAGGGGTTacatcccttcccttcccctgccAGGCTGAGGCCGCGGAAGGAGCAGGGCACGTATGCCCTGTCCCTCATCTATGGGAAGACGGTGTACCACTACCTCATCAGCCAAGACAAGGCGGGCAAGTACTGCATTCCCGAGGGCACCAAGTTTGACACGCTCTGGCAGGTAGGCCGCCCGTGCAGCTTGTTCTGGGAGATGCTGTGCTCTGATGGGGTGCCGGGCTCTGGGGAGTTGAGGAGCCTCTGCCAGCTGCCTGCTCCCTGCAGCTGGTGGAGTATCTGAAGCTGAAGGCGGATGGGCTCATCTACTGCCTGAAGGAGGCCTGTCCCAACAGCAGCGCCAGCAGTGCCTCAGGTGCCTGcagcgggcgggcgggcgggcgggcggtgGGCGGGGCGGCAGAGACCTGGTCCCCAGCCCTCACTGGCCCTTCTGCTCCCCCAGGGGCTGCTGCTCCCACGCTCCCAGCCCACCCATCCACGTTCACTCACGTGAGTTGGGGGCACCTGGAGTGTGGCCTTGGGGACGGAGCTGGGGGTGGCTGTGGGGTAGGCTGGGGTGGAGGCTGGGGTGCCTGCGGTGGACATGGGTCTCCTGAGAGGGGATGGACATCCCCAGCTCAGGCCTTGCTGACTCTGTGGCCTTTAGCCTCAGAGACGGATCGACACCCTCAACTCAGATGGATACACCCCTGAGCCAGGTGAGCGGGCAGAGGTGGGGTGTGGGTTGGGGCTCATGCCAAGCCGAGAGCAGGGTCCCTGTCAGGGCTGTGGGGTTTCACGGGGATGCTGTGGGCCGGGCCAGGCTGTGGCAGTTGGCTTGGTTAACCCCTGTGACACACATGCGCATGCCCATCACGCCTGCCTGTGCACACGTACATCCCAGTGCGTACTGATGTGCAGGGAGCACACCTGGCCCCGCCTGGGGCTCCCCAGACACACGTTTATTGAGCGCCTACCATGTGTCAGTCACGTTCCGAGGTCACTGTGTGTATGAGCCACCGAGCCCTTCTGACATGCCTTATGAAGTGACTATGGTGATTaccctcactttacagatgagagagGGAGGGCTCTGTCTACGGGGATGTGGGGCAGTGGTGGGGGCGGGATGTGAACCCAGGATGGACCCCAGAGCTCATATTCCTAAAATGCTGCAGGTGCTCCTGTGTCTCATGGGTGGGTGCAGACCTGAACACATGTGTGCACCGAGAAGATACATAGTTACATGTACACCCAGAAGCTCACCTTCGGAGGCCTTGTAAATGTGGCTGTGTGCTGCATACACGGACAGGGACAGGCCTGGCCATAGGTGTACACGTACgaatgcacacacatgcacaccccagCTGGCACAGTAACGGTGCCATGTGGATACCAATGCACCCGCCCCTAGAGTCCACCCTCCTGTGGCCGCACGGTGCACCCACAGCTGTGGCCAGGAGTGTATGCCAGTGCCTGCGTGTGGATGTGCAGGAACACGCATGGGCACCCACCTGCCTGTGCATGCTCCAGGGACGGCACCCTTGTCTGGGGCTGGTGCTTGTGGGGGCTGAGGCTGCCCTGCTCCCCACGCCCCTGCCCCTGACCTGGGAGTGTACGGCTGTGTGTGCCCAGCGCGCGTAACGTCCCCAGAGAAACCGCGGCCGATGCCCATGGACACCAGCGTGTATGAGAGCCCCTACAGCGACCCAGAGGAGCTCAAGGACAAGAAGCTCTTCCTGAAGCGCGATAACCTCCTCATAGCCGACATTGAACTTGGCTGCGGCAACTTTGGCTCAGTGCGCCAGGGCGTGTACCGCATGCGCAAGTATGGCCGCCCCTGCCGTGGTGGGGCCTCCGCCGCATGGGGACAGAGGGGAGCGGCTTCACTAGGCTGTGGGGTGGGAAACGGGATGTCTGTCTCACAGCAGTTTGCCTGGGAAACAGACTCTGGGGCAGGACATTGCACGCTGGAGGATTCCCTGAGAGAGCTTGGGACACCTGACGGGGGTGGGATGTGGGCCTGGGCAGGGGGAGGTGGCTGAGCTGCAGTTACCCAACCCAGCGGAGCCGCAGTGGGGTCCCCGATCCGTGAGTCCACTGGCCCCTGACAGGCTGCCCCTGGGGAGGGTGTCACTTTGGATTCCTTTTGGCAATGGGCCGTTCCCTGTGAGCAACCCGGCTGGGAGCTGTCCTCAGCAGACACTCCCGGCCGCAAGGACATTGAGCGCCTGGGTTCCAACCTGGGTGGCGACCGCAGTTGTCTACCGCACAACTCAAGGGAGAAGAGAGATGGGTAGGTGGGGGTGTGGGGCCGAGCAGGGCCGGTGCCCCTTGCCCACACGCCTCCCGTGGCCGGGTCGAGCAGGAAGCAGATTGACGTGGCCATCAAGGTGCTGAAGCAGGGCACGGAGAAGGCGGACACGGAGGAGATGATGCGGGAGGCACAGATCATGCACCAGCTGGACAACCCCTACATCGTGCGGCTCATTGGCGTCTGCCAGGCTGAGGCCCTCATGCTCGTCATGGAGATGGCTGGCAGCGGGCCGCTGCACAAGTTCCTGGCCGGCAAGAAGTGAGCACCAGCACCGGGTGGGCCCAGCCATCGGGTGGGTGGGGCCCGGGCTCTGCCTGGGCACGGTGGACACACACCCGCACGCATGCATGTGTGGGAAGGACCTGGCTCGGGGGCAGCGAGGAGGAGACAGTGGGAGACAGTGAGGAGGGAACAAGGGCCTGGGCGGACCTGACGGTTCCTGCCTGGGGGTCCAGGTGAGTGGTGCCGTGGCTGCCTTctggtggcagaggcagaggcgAGGAGTGCGGTGGGTTCTGGGGAGATTCTGATGGCAGACCTGCCAGGGTTTGCTGACGGATtgggtgtgagagaaagaggaGCTGCTGGAGCGGACAGTGGAGGAGCCACGTGGGTGTGCACGTGGGGACAGGGACAATCAGGCCACATTATCTTTGAGATGCCCGTGAGACCTCAGCACGTCACGGGTGCAGGCAGAGGTCTAGACTTGGGAGTCATGGCGTGTGGGTGATCCCTAAAACCTCGAGACTGGATGAAGGCAGGcattttgcctgttttgttcacCGCTGTGTCCCCAGCGGGTACTCAATAAGCATTTTTGAACACATGGTCACCTGGCTCATGCCCAGCTGGGTCAGAGAAGCGTGCTTTGCCCCTGGGAACTTGGCTGGTCTCCCAGCTGACCCCGCCTTCCCCGCCACCCCAGGGAGGAGATCCCCGTGAGCAATGTGGCCGAGCTGCTGCACCAGGTGTCCATGGGGATGAAGTACCTGGAGGAGAAGAACTTCGTGCACCGTGACCTGGCGGCCCGCAACGTGCTGCTGGTTAACCGGCACTACGCCAAGATCAGCGATTTCGGCCTCTCCAAAGCACTGGGCGCCGATGACAGTTATTACACTGTGAGCCTCTGCCCCTGTGATGCCCAGGTGGACAGGCTGGGTGGGTAGAGGGTCCCCGAGCCCTGACCCGGCAGCATCTCCCCCTCCCCAGGCCCGCTCAGCAGGGAAGTGGCCGCTCAAGTGGTACGCACCCGAGTGCATCAACTTCCGCAAGTTCTCCAGCCGCAGCGATGTCTGGAGCTACGGGGTCACCATGTGGGAGGCCTTGTCCTACGGCCAGAAGCCCTACAAGGCAGGCGAGGGCAGAGGCGGGTGGGCGGTgcggtggggagggggaggaggaggaggacccTGGTCACTCACAGGTGTGTCGGCCCTGGTTTGAGCAGAAGATGAAAGGGCCGGAGGTCATGGCCTTCATCGAGCAGGGCAAGCGGATGGAGTGCCCATCAGAGTGTCCGCCTGACCTGTACGAACTCATGAGCGACTGCTGGATCTACAAGTGAGTGCCGGTGGGGAGGGGACCCGGCCGGGCTGACCCCTGGGACGTCCTGGTGCCGGATAAGTTGATGTCGACATAATGCCATCCCACCCAAAGCCCTTCACCCAGTTCATGGCCCTTGCATCTACCCCCTACCCCCGTCCCCAGCTCTCTGACACACCGGGGTTTGCTGTCCTCCAGTGTGCCCTGCCCTGCCACCCcacctgtgggcctgtgcctcaGCATCTAAAACCTCAGTCATCACTCAACACATGGACCCtgcaacacacaaacacatccaTACTCTGCTACTCAACCTGTGACACCAACACTCAGGGCATGAGATGGTTCTCCAGTACCCAACACTCCAGTCCCCACCAGCCAGCACGCAGCACCCAGCTACCAGACAGGCGAGCACTGAGATACCAAATTCTCATCTGTTCCAGCCCCTACCTCTGCCTGGTGGAAGCCCAACCTTCAAACATCTCAACTCCTAACACCATCAATATCCCAACTTCCCATCAGACAACAGGCAACACACACCCAAACAAGCGGACACCCTAGACTGCCCATGCAACGTGTGGACACTCTAACGCATGACTCCCCACCGGCCAGCACTTAGGACACTGACACCCAAATACCCAAGCAGCCCAACAGATAGACACCGTCTCTGGCCGGTCCACCCTCCTGTGACACGTGTTAATTCGACCTCCATCAGGAAACACCCAGGGTACCACACCCCAGTAGCCAAAGAGGCTAGCACCTAGCACCCCAACACAGTCCATGGATACCCCATGCCCAGTACCATTAATACTGCAGCTCCTCACTGGCCAGACCCACTGCCGTGCTCCAGGCTTCTGCTGCTCACCAGCCTCACGCTCCCTCTCGTCTAAGCCCTCGCCCAGCCCACTGATACCCTGGCCCCGGGTGCATGCGCAAAGCATtagctttctgtatcccaggtcCCCATGGTCAATAGCTGCCACTCTGACACCAAGTACACTCAGTCCCCTGAGTCCTCACTGGTTAACGCTCAGTAGAGGGTCATCCCCGCACCCTGTgtgtgggcagctctgcctcttagGCTGTGTGGCATCGCCCAACGCTCTCACACCCCAGAGGCCTCTCCACCACCCCAACAGCCCTGCTGACTCTCTGAGCCCCGAAAGTCTACCTCAGCCAAGCACTGTGCATGCCCACCCTGTAGTGAAGCTGGGTCCTGGGGGTGTGGTCAGCAGCCTGGATGTACCCCACCCccacaggtgggaggatcgccccGACTTCCTGACCGTGGAGCAGCGCATGCGGGCCTGTTACTACAGCCTGGCCAGCAAAGCGGAGGGCTCCCCGGGCTGCGCGCAGAAGGCCGAGGCTGCCTGTGCCTGAGCTCCCACTGCCCAGGGCCTGCAGCCCTCCACGCCGGCTCTTCCCCTGCCTCggccccaccccaggccctgcAGCCCGGCTGAGCCCTGCTTGGTTGTCTCCACACACAGCTGGGCTGTGGTAGGGGCGTCTCAGGCCGTGCTGGCCTTGCATCCCCTGCCTGACCCCTGTCCCGTCTGGCTGCGGAGCAGGGAGGCCCCGGAGGCTGGGGCCGTGCAGCCTGGGCTGGTGGCTCCCGGAGGGCCCTGAGCTGAGGGCGTTGCTTACACGGATGCCTTCCTCTGGGCCCTGACCCTGGAGCCTGGGTGTCCTCGGTGGTCGGGTGTAGATAACCAGAATAAACTCAACTTCCCTCTTGTCTGAGCGCCCTCATCTTTTCCGGGGTGGGGGTAGGTGCCAGGGGAGGGGTGGGTTATGAACAGTGCAGGGAGGTGACTGTTCTTGTGTGGACTGAGCCTGGAAGGGACCCCCGGGAAGACGGAGCTGGGTCCCACTCTCCACCCTAGGGGCACCTTCAtgtgagggaggggctggggtggagtggggaACCTGAGGCCAGGTGGGTGTGGGCCCAAGGGCTGCGTGCCCCGCTGAGCCCAGCTCCCCTGCCTGTGTGGAGACGGGTGTGCTCCATGCCGGGTGCACGTTCGGATCACCTGGAGCGATTTTAACCGATGCTAACCCCCTCCCCCATCCACATGGGGTCTTCACCACCCCGGGGGCGCCTCGAAAATCCTGAGAGATACCGTTTTTCCTGGGTGGATGCACGTATTAGCTCCCACATAAACTATTACTGAAtttgaaaaataccaaaatgcaaacattctttttaaattgttttaaaaaataatgaatgaagaaaaattacatcAGTTACTTTAGTGGTTGCTTAAATCATCTGGTTTGCAGACAGTTCCGTTTTATTAAAATTCACTCGTGAGTCGCTGAACAATGACTTAcattattatgtaaaatatatcgGACAGCAAATAAATTTGTGACTTTCTTTCATGGTCATCATTCTTgctgaaagtaattttattttataagaaggAGGCATTGAAAAATGGTCCTCTAGGTGTCAAGTACACTGGGGACGCTAACGGACCCCCCAGAAATGTCCGGTGAGGAACCAATGAAAGAGGGTGCAGTTCCGCAGAGCACCCTCCAGAAGGCGATGTTCCCCCAGGCCGGGGCCAGCTCGGGTCAATCCTGCCCTcacctcctgcctcacctctggACCGCAACTTTTCTGCCAGCAGCACGACCTCAGGCCCTCACCTCCAGGTCCCCATTCCTGTCCCCTGTTGGGGTGAGCAGACCCAACGCCAGGTTGTGAGGGTGACAAAGTCTGGCAGAgtcaaaggattgagaaaaaGATAGTCTGAGAGATAAAGATAGGACACCAGGGGGCCGTCGCGGTCCTGGAGGCTGCCAAGGCCCTGCGCTCTGGGAGCCCACGGTATTATTGATAAGCccacaaagaaacaggtggtgagaatgtggaggtcAAAAGGACACGTTGCATTCGGCGCATGAtttacagctgtgatggtttagcatttatagggaacatgttctgctacttgagataatgggaatACAATCGATCTAGGAGCCTAGGagggctagaagcaaggagccagcaagtctaaaCACATTCCAGAGGACATTATTTCAGTCCTGCAAGCCCTACTTCAGTTTCCCTCCCAGCACTGCCCTGCAAGGTGCTTGCAGGATCTTTTCTCCTG is a window from the Macaca mulatta isolate MMU2019108-1 chromosome 13, T2T-MMU8v2.0, whole genome shotgun sequence genome containing:
- the ZAP70 gene encoding tyrosine-protein kinase ZAP-70 isoform X1 — its product is MPDPAAHLPFFYGSISRSEAEEHLKLAGMADGLFLLRQCLRSLGGYVLSLVHDVRFHHFPIERQLNGTYAIAGGKAHCGPAELCEFYSRDPDGLPCNLRKPCNRPSGLEPQPGVFDCLRDAMVRDYVRQTWKLEGEALEQAIISQAPQVEKLIATTAHERMPWYHSSLTREEAERKLYSGTQTDGKFLLRPRKEQGTYALSLIYGKTVYHYLISQDKAGKYCIPEGTKFDTLWQLVEYLKLKADGLIYCLKEACPNSSASSASGAAAPTLPAHPSTFTHPQRRIDTLNSDGYTPEPARVTSPEKPRPMPMDTSVYESPYSDPEELKDKKLFLKRDNLLIADIELGCGNFGSVRQGVYRMRKKQIDVAIKVLKQGTEKADTEEMMREAQIMHQLDNPYIVRLIGVCQAEALMLVMEMAGSGPLHKFLAGKKEEIPVSNVAELLHQVSMGMKYLEEKNFVHRDLAARNVLLVNRHYAKISDFGLSKALGADDSYYTARSAGKWPLKWYAPECINFRKFSSRSDVWSYGVTMWEALSYGQKPYKKMKGPEVMAFIEQGKRMECPSECPPDLYELMSDCWIYKWEDRPDFLTVEQRMRACYYSLASKAEGSPGCAQKAEAACA
- the ZAP70 gene encoding tyrosine-protein kinase ZAP-70 isoform X2; protein product: MPWYHSSLTREEAERKLYSGTQTDGKFLLRPRKEQGTYALSLIYGKTVYHYLISQDKAGKYCIPEGTKFDTLWQLVEYLKLKADGLIYCLKEACPNSSASSASGAAAPTLPAHPSTFTHPQRRIDTLNSDGYTPEPARVTSPEKPRPMPMDTSVYESPYSDPEELKDKKLFLKRDNLLIADIELGCGNFGSVRQGVYRMRKKQIDVAIKVLKQGTEKADTEEMMREAQIMHQLDNPYIVRLIGVCQAEALMLVMEMAGSGPLHKFLAGKKEEIPVSNVAELLHQVSMGMKYLEEKNFVHRDLAARNVLLVNRHYAKISDFGLSKALGADDSYYTARSAGKWPLKWYAPECINFRKFSSRSDVWSYGVTMWEALSYGQKPYKKMKGPEVMAFIEQGKRMECPSECPPDLYELMSDCWIYKWEDRPDFLTVEQRMRACYYSLASKAEGSPGCAQKAEAACA